One Clavibacter zhangzhiyongii genomic region harbors:
- a CDS encoding glycosyltransferase family 4 protein: protein MRLVFDCRYTRIGRHDGISRYGAELVARLGTRFDVTMLISDHRQLALLPDLPWQLVSSPTGPREPWLARRISRMRPDVVYSPMQTMGSRGRAYPLVLTLHDLIYYRHRRPPRDLPAPVRALWRAFHLAWWPQRLLLDRADAIVTVSETTRGLIRRHRLTSRPVVVVPNAAELAPAPDGSPDGPRDAPAEQTLVYMGSYMPYKNVETLVRAADDLPDHELHLMSRVDPAERERLEGIADGARLVFRDGADDAEYAATLRRATALLTASRDEGFGIPVIEAMSVGLPVIVSDIPIFREIGGDAAVYADPDDPEAFAAAVRALEDPAEWRRRSAASIARAAEYSWDASATELGDLLERVARAGRAGA, encoded by the coding sequence GTGAGGCTCGTGTTCGACTGCCGGTACACCCGCATCGGCCGGCACGACGGGATCAGCCGCTACGGCGCCGAGCTCGTCGCGCGGCTGGGCACGCGCTTCGACGTGACCATGCTCATCAGCGACCACCGCCAGCTCGCGCTCCTGCCCGACCTGCCATGGCAGCTGGTCAGCTCGCCGACCGGCCCGCGGGAGCCGTGGCTGGCGCGGCGCATCTCGCGGATGCGGCCCGACGTCGTCTACAGCCCCATGCAGACCATGGGCTCCCGCGGCCGCGCCTACCCGCTCGTGCTCACGCTGCACGACCTCATCTACTACCGGCACCGGCGTCCGCCGCGGGACCTGCCCGCTCCCGTGCGCGCCCTGTGGCGGGCGTTCCACCTCGCCTGGTGGCCGCAGCGCCTGCTGCTGGACCGGGCGGACGCGATCGTGACCGTCAGCGAGACGACGCGCGGCCTGATCCGCCGGCACCGGCTCACGTCCCGGCCGGTGGTCGTGGTGCCGAACGCGGCCGAGCTCGCACCGGCGCCCGACGGATCGCCCGACGGCCCGCGGGACGCCCCCGCCGAGCAGACGCTCGTCTACATGGGCTCGTACATGCCGTACAAGAACGTCGAGACGCTCGTGCGCGCGGCCGACGACCTGCCGGACCACGAGCTGCACCTCATGAGCCGCGTCGACCCGGCCGAGCGGGAGCGGCTCGAGGGCATCGCCGACGGCGCGCGCCTCGTCTTCCGGGACGGCGCGGACGACGCCGAGTACGCGGCGACGCTGCGACGCGCGACGGCGCTGCTCACGGCCTCGCGCGACGAGGGCTTCGGCATCCCCGTCATCGAGGCGATGAGCGTGGGGTTGCCCGTCATCGTCAGCGACATCCCGATCTTCCGGGAGATCGGCGGCGACGCGGCCGTCTACGCGGACCCGGACGACCCCGAGGCGTTCGCCGCGGCCGTGCGCGCGCTGGAGGATCCCGCCGAGTGGCGGCGGCGCTCCGCGGCGTCGATCGCGCGCGCCGCCGAGTACAGCTGGGACGCCTCCGCGACCGAGCTGGGCGACCTGCTGGAGCGGGTCGCCCGCGCCGGACGCGCCGGGGCCTAG
- a CDS encoding alpha/beta fold hydrolase, whose amino-acid sequence MTVPSPYAAQLDRIPVVRRTVDLLGSRTAWWEYGPADAAQVVVVVHGFRGDHHGLEPVVAQLPGVRILSPDLPGFGDSTPLGDARHDIPGYAAWLRAFVDATGTRDATVLGHSFGSIVVAAALADGLPAPRAILVNPIAAPALEGPRGILTRLAVLYYRSAALLPERAGFGLLRNRAIVRVMSEAMAKTRDRGLRRWINDQHDRFFSAFSDRRVVLEAFRASVSSDASTYAARVRVPVLLVAAERDDITPVAAQHRLRALFPDARLEVIPRVGHLIHYETPREAAGFVRAFLDEGSAP is encoded by the coding sequence CCTCGCCCTACGCCGCCCAGCTCGACCGCATCCCCGTGGTCCGCCGCACCGTCGACCTCCTCGGGAGCCGCACCGCGTGGTGGGAGTACGGGCCCGCCGACGCCGCGCAGGTGGTCGTGGTCGTGCACGGGTTCCGCGGCGACCACCACGGGCTCGAGCCGGTCGTGGCGCAGCTGCCGGGCGTGCGGATCCTCTCGCCCGACCTGCCGGGCTTCGGCGACTCGACGCCGCTCGGCGACGCGCGGCACGACATCCCCGGCTACGCGGCGTGGCTGCGCGCCTTCGTCGACGCGACGGGCACGCGCGACGCGACCGTGCTGGGGCACTCGTTCGGCTCCATCGTCGTCGCGGCCGCGCTCGCGGACGGGCTGCCCGCTCCGCGCGCGATCCTCGTGAACCCCATCGCCGCGCCCGCGCTCGAGGGCCCCCGGGGGATCCTCACGCGCCTCGCCGTGCTCTACTACCGCTCCGCCGCCCTGCTGCCCGAGCGCGCGGGCTTTGGCCTGCTGCGCAACCGCGCGATCGTGCGCGTGATGAGCGAGGCCATGGCGAAGACGCGCGACCGGGGGCTCCGCCGCTGGATCAACGACCAGCACGACCGGTTCTTCAGCGCGTTCAGCGACCGCCGCGTGGTGCTCGAGGCGTTCCGCGCGTCGGTCTCCTCCGACGCGAGCACCTACGCCGCGCGCGTCCGCGTGCCCGTGCTGCTGGTCGCGGCCGAGCGCGACGACATCACGCCCGTCGCGGCGCAGCACCGGCTCCGGGCGCTGTTCCCGGACGCGCGGCTCGAGGTGATCCCGCGGGTCGGGCACCTCATCCACTACGAGACGCCCCGGGAGGCGGCCGGCTTCGTCCGGGCGTTCCTGGACGAGGGGAGCGCGCCGTGA
- a CDS encoding histidine phosphatase family protein gives MTRIVLVRHGRTAWNVERRVQGSSDIPLDDTGRAQAATAGALLAEAVAGGAGWDAVHASPLSRAFETASIIAEHLALGGAPTTGPLPEPALAERRYGLAEGLTHAEIEARFPDGDVPGRETVESVTERAGAALLRLAELHPGGSLIAVSHGGVIAALARSLDASLVGRPGPMIENGSAHTFGVVDGALSLLRFGGIAELGPVADLSAGRPA, from the coding sequence GTGACCCGCATCGTCCTCGTCCGCCACGGCCGCACGGCCTGGAACGTCGAGCGCCGCGTGCAGGGCTCGAGCGACATCCCGCTCGACGACACCGGTCGCGCGCAGGCCGCCACCGCGGGCGCGCTCCTCGCCGAGGCCGTCGCGGGCGGGGCCGGCTGGGACGCGGTGCACGCGAGCCCGCTCAGCCGCGCCTTCGAGACCGCGTCGATCATCGCGGAGCACCTCGCGCTCGGCGGCGCGCCCACGACGGGCCCGCTGCCGGAGCCGGCGCTCGCGGAGCGCCGCTACGGCTTGGCCGAGGGGCTGACGCACGCGGAGATCGAGGCGCGCTTCCCCGACGGCGACGTGCCCGGGCGGGAGACCGTCGAGTCCGTCACCGAGAGGGCGGGCGCCGCGCTCCTGCGGCTCGCCGAGCTGCACCCCGGCGGGTCGCTCATCGCGGTGTCGCACGGCGGCGTCATCGCCGCTCTCGCCCGGAGCCTCGACGCCTCGCTCGTCGGCCGACCCGGGCCCATGATCGAGAACGGCTCGGCGCACACGTTCGGCGTGGTCGACGGCGCGCTGTCCCTGCTGCGCTTCGGCGGGATCGCCGAGCTCGGGCCCGTCGCCGACCTGTCCGCGGGGCGCCCGGCCTGA